In Mycobacterium sp. Aquia_213, the sequence CTGCAGCAGGCAGAGCAATTTCAGTCGATTCTCGACGACCATCTGCATCGAACGGACACGGATACCTTCACGGCCACCGACGAAACTGAAACCGTCACCGTGACTCTGAATGCGCAGCTGGTGTTGATCGACCTCAGTATCGAGCCGGGCCTGCTCAGGCTGGGCGCCGAGACGGTCCAGGAGCGCATTAACGACGCGCTACGGAAAGCGGAGGCCGCGGCGACCGCGACCAACGAGGCCGAGGAAGAGCGTCTGGTCGCGTCGCTCGCCGAAATTACCGGCTCGCTGAGCAGCATCTTGGGCGTGACCTGATCGGGCTGCGCCGGCGTCAGCGCACCGGAAAGTACTGCAGCAGTTTATGTTTCGTGCAAGCGCGTCACACTTCGATCACGGTCGGCACGATCATCGGGTGTCGGCGATAGGTTTCGCCCACCCATTTGCCGACGGTGCGCCGTACGCCCTGAGCGATCCGGACCGGGTCGGTCACGTGGGCGGCGGCCAGCGCTTCGAGTTCTTCGGAGACCTTGCGTACCAGGGGCTCGAGCGCCTTGGGATCCTCGGAGAACCCGCGCGAGTACAGGTGCGGCGTCGTCGCCGCACGTCCGGTGCCGCGAGTGAGCACCACCGTCACCGCGACAAACCCCTCGGACAGGATAAGCCGCTCGCCCAGCGTGATATCGCCGACATCGCCGGTGACCAGCCCGTCGACGAACATCATGCCGACCGGCACCGCGCCGGCGATCGATGCCCTGCCGCCGACCAGATCAACGCTGACACCGTTCTCGGCCAACAGGATTGACTCCTCCGGCACCCCGGTGCTGGCGGCCAGCTTGGCATTGGCCCGCAGCATGCGCCAGGTGCCGTGCACCGGCATCACATTGCGGGGCCGCACGCCGTTGTACAGGAAGAGCAGCTCGCCGGCGTAGGCGTGGCCCGAAACATGCACCCGGGCTTGGGCATTGGTGACCACCCGGGCACCGATCTTGGACAGCGCATCGATGACGCCGTAGACGGCCTCCTCGTTGCCGGGGATCAGCGACGACGACAGCACGACCAGGTCCCCCGCGGTCAGCGTGATACTGCGGTGTTCGCCGCGCGACATCCGCGACAAGGCCGCCATCGGCTCGCCCTGGGTGCCGGTGGTGACCAGCACCACCCGCTCGGGCGCCATCATCTCGGCCGCCCCGATGTCGATCAGGTCGGAATCGTCGACTCGCAGGAACCCCAAGTCCCGGGCGATGCTCATGTTGCGCACCATGGACCGCCCGACGAACGACACCCGCCGGCCCAAAGCCACTGCGGCATCGATGATTTGCTGCACCCGGTCGACATTGGAAGCGAAGCAGGCCACGATCACGCGACCTTCGGCACCGCGGATCAGCCGGTGCAGGGTCGGGCCCACCTCGGTCTCGGACGGCCCGACACCGGGATGCTCGGAGTTAGTCGAGTCGCACAGGAACAGGTCCACACCGGCGTCGCCGAGCCGCGACATGCCGGGTAGATCGGTGGGCCGGCCGTCGAGTGGGGTTTGGTCGAGCTTGATGTCGCCGGTGTGCAAAACCGTTCCCGCGCCGGTGTACACCGCTATGGCCAGGGCATCGGGGATGGAGTGGTTCACGGCGAAGTATTCGCATTCGAACACGCCGTGGCGGCTGCTCTGTCCCTCTTTGACTTCGACAAAAACCGGCTTGATGCGGTGCTCGCGGCACTTGGCCGCGACCATCGCCAGGGTGAACTTGGAGCCGACCACCGGGATGTCGGGCCGTAGCTTGAGCAGGAACGGGATCGCCCCGATGTGATCCTCGTGCGCATGCGTCAGGACCAGCGCCTCGATGTCGTCGAGCCGGTCTTCGATGTGACGCAGGTCGGGCAGGATCAGGTCGACGCCGGGCTCGTCGTGCGTGGGAAACATCACGCCACAGTCGATGATCAGCAGCCGGCCCAGGTGCTCGAAAACCGTCATGTTGCGGCCGATTTCGCTGATGCCACCGAGCGCGGTCACCCGCAACCCACCTGCGGTCAACGGACCTGGCGGGCTGAGGTCTTCGTTCACCTGTCGATCACCTGAGTACCGAGGCAGCGCGCATGTCGGCGGCCAGCGCGTCGATCTGCTCCGGTGTCGCGGGTACCTGCGGCAGCCGGGGATCGCCGACGTCAATGCCCTGCAGGCGCAGACCCGCCTTGGACAGCGTGACGCCGCCCAGCCGGCCCATCGCGTTGCACAGCGGAGCGACCGCGACGTTGATCTTGCGGGCTGTGGCGATGTCGCCGGAATTGAACGCGGACAACAACTCTCGGAGCTGGCCAGCGGCCAGATGAGAGATCACACTGATGAAGCCGATCCCGCCCATCGCCAGCCAGGGCAGGTTGAGCGCGTCGTCCCCGGAATAGTAGGCCAATCCGGTTTCGGCGATGATCTGGCCGCCGCCGTGCAGATCGGCCTTGGCGTCCTTGATCCCGACGATGTTCGGGTGCGCCGCCAGCGCGCGGATGGTGTCGAATTCGATCGGAACAACCGACCGCGGCGGGATGTCATACAGCAGCACCGGCAGCTCGGTCGCGTCGGCGACGGCGGTGAAATGTGCGATCAGCCCGCTCTGCGGCGGCCTCGAGTAGTACGGCGTGACCACGAGCAGACCGTGCGCACCTTCGGCGGCGGATGCCTTGGCCAGCTTGATGCTGTGTGCGGTGTCGTAGGTGCCCGCGCCGGCGATGACGCGGGCCCGATCGCCCACGGCTTCCAGCACGACGCGCAGCAGCTCGAGCTTCTCTTCGTCGGTGGTGGTCGGCGACTCGCCGGTGGTACCCGAGACGACCAGGCCGTCGCAGCCGCCGTCCACCAGGTGGTTTGCCACCCGCGCCGCGGCGGCGGTGTCCAGCGAGCCATCGGCGGCGAACGGCGTCACCATTGCGGTCAGCAAGGTGCCCAGACGCGCGGGGGCATCGAATCCGACGGAACTCACGGTCCCAGATTACCTGGCGGTGCCAAGCCGATTTCGCCGCCGCGCGCGTCAGGCTTCGGTGGCTAGCGGGCTGGTCGCGACCTCGGTCCCATCGGCCAGGGTGGAGATCTCGAAATCGGCGAATACCGCCGGTGCTACCTCGATGAGCTGACGCAGGCATTCGATGGCCAGCCGCCGGATTTCCACGTCGGCATGCTCGCTGGCGCGCATCGCGACGAAGTGCCGCCAGGCGCGGTAGTTCCCGGTGACGACGATGCGGGTTTCGGTGGCGTTCGGTAGCACGGCGCGGGCCGCCTGCCGGGCTTGCTTGCGCCGCAGCACGCCCAATTTTTCACCGGGCGACGCCCCGGCGAACTTGGCTTCGAGCTTGGCCAGCAGTTCGGTGTAGGTGGCGCGGCTGGCGTCGGCGGCCGCGGCCAGGATCTCCCGCAGTTCGGGGTCGTCCTCCAGGCCCGGCGGCACGACGATCTGCGAGTCCGCCTCCGGCACGAAGCGCTGCGAGAGCTGCGAATAGGAGAAGTGCCGGTGCCGGATCAGCTCATGAGTCAACGACCGCGAAATGCCGGTGATGTAGAACGACACATTCGCGTGCTCGAGCACCGAGAAGTGGCCGACGTCGATGATGTGTTTGATGTAGCCGGCATTGGTCGCGGTCTTGGGGTTGGGTTTCGACCAGCTCTGGTAGCAGGCCCGGCCGGCGAACTCGACCAGCGCCGGCCCGCCGTCGGCATCGGTGGTCCACGGCACGTCCGGTGGAGCCAAGAACTCGGTCTTGGCGATCAGTTGCACGCGCAGCGGCGCCGTCTCGGCCACGGCGCTTACCTTAGCGGGGGTCTTGCTTGATCCGGGCCTTGCCCGACATCAGCAACGGCAGCAGGGCATCGCGGAAAGCCGACAGCCGCAGGGATTCGCTGCGCCGCGCGTGACACAGCGCACCCAGACCGGCGATCGTCTGCGCCGCATCGGCGGTCAGGCGCCGAACGTCGTGCACCGCGACATCCATCAGGTCTCGCGGCGCAATGCGTTGGTGGCTGGTCGAGGTTCCGGCGACCTGCTGCTGCAGTCGCTGCGAGACGCCGGGTTGCCGTACCGCGGCCCACAGCGCCGAGGTGTCGACACCGTCGGGTTTGAGCACGACGAATTCCGTACTCGCCACTGCCATTTCGGCGGGCAGTCGCACCACATTCCAGATCCGCGGGATCCGCGGGTTCAGCTTGGCGAACAGCACGCACGGTTCGGTCAGCTCGAGCTTGCCGCTTTTCACGGTTGCGCGATCGACGCGCCGGGGTGTGGCGCCGTCGTCGAACGCCGGAAGACTGAAATGCGCGACGACGTCGTCGAATCGCTCCGGTCCGCGCACCACTGTCGACCGGTGCGCCAGACTCGACAGTGGCACGTACTCGGAGACCGACTCGACGAGGGCGAGCATCAGCCGCTCGGCGGCCGCGATCACCCGTTCGTTCGCGGCGACCTTGTCGTCGAAAGCGCCGAGCAGCGCGGCGATCCGCTGCCGCTGGCGTCCGGGAACGGTCCGCACCGATACGTCGCGCAGGATGGCCTGATTGAGTAGGGGCTGCCCCGATCCGGCCCGGTGATCGCCCAGCCTGCAGGTTTGCAGCGCGTAATACCAATAGCGGGTCTCCGCGGGCTCTTTGGCCCGGCACACCAGCGCGTTGTCGGTGACCCACACATCGGAATCGCAGTAACGCACACTGCCGCAATAGGATCCGACGCGACCGAGCACGATCAGCGGGCCGCTCGCATTGGGTTGCGCGGCATAACCGATCGCGCCGTTGGCGCCGTAGACGGGAATCCGCCCATCGGGCACCCGCGCCGGCGAGCCGCTTCCGGTGCGGAAGTCGAGATACTGGCCGAGCGTCGCCGTCAGCACAACCGACGCACCTGCTGTCGCACCACCGATTCCAACCGCGCGGATTCGTCCAGCGCCGTCAGCAAGTCCTGGGTCAGCCGGGCGACCTTTGCCTCCGCCGGCTCCGCGTCCTCCTCGGCGGTGGGAGCACCGACATAGCGTCCCGGTGTCAGCAGGTAACCGGCGGCGGCGATGTCGTCGCGCGATACGGATTTGCAGAACCCCGGAATATCCTGATAGCCAACGCCCTTCGCGGCGGCCGACTTCGAGCCGCACCAGGCGTGATAGGTGTCGCCGATCCGGACGACTTCCTCGTCGCTGAGTGCGCGTTCCGCGCGGTCGACGAGATAGCCGAGCCCGCGGGCGTCGATGAACAACACCTGCCCGGACCGGTCTCCCTTGTCCGTCGCAAGAAACCACAGGCACACCGGAATTCCGGTGCTGCGAAACAACTGCGCGGGCAGCGCGATCATGCAGGACACCAGGTCCGCGTCGACGATCCGCGCGCGAATGTCGCCCTCCCCGAGCGCGTTCGACGACATCGAACCGTTGGCCATCACCACCCCGGCCTTGCCGCCCGGCGCCAGCTTGGCGAGGATGTGCTGAATCCAGGCGTAGTTGGCGTTGCCGGCGGCGGGAACACCGAAGCGCCAGCGGGGGTCGTGTTCGTCGCGGGCCCAATCCTTGATGTTGAACGGTGGATTGGCCATCACGTAGTCCATGCAAATGCCGGCGTGCAGGTCCTCGACGAACGTGTCGCCCCGGGCCAGGCCCGCGTTGTCGATGCCGTGGACGGCGAGATTCAGCTTCGCCATGCGCCAGGTCTGCTCGACGCCCTCCTGACCGTAGATGCGGACATCTTGGGGGTCGCCGTCGCGGGCGGCGATGAAATTCTCGGTCTGCACGAACATCCCGCCCGAGCCGCAGCACGGGTCGTACACCCGGCCGCCCGCCGGTTCCAGGACCTCCACGATCAGCCGCACGACACTGGGCGGGGTGAAGAACTCGCCGCCCCGTTTCCCCTCCGCCCGAGCGAAATTGCCGAGAAAGTACTCGTAGACCTCCCCCATCAGGTCGCGCGGACGCTCTTGCGGGCGCAGTCGCGCGTCGTCGAGCAGACGCACCAGCTCACCGAGCCGGCGCTGGTCGAGGTCTTCGTAGATGCGCGGCAGCAGTCCGGCCAGGGCCGGGGTCGCCGCCATCATGGCGCCCATCGCATCGTCGACGAGCCGACCGATGTTGTCGGCTTCCGCGTTGTGCGCCAACATGTTCCATTGCGCCTCGTTGGCGTACTGAAGGAACACCAGCCCGAGCACGACGTCCTTGTACTGGCCGGCCGACAGGGAGCCGCGCAACTTGTCGGCCGCTTTCCAGAGCGTGGCCTTGAGTTCCTTGTCGGTCGCCATCAGCTAACCCGCTTCGCGGCGGTGCGCAACTGCGCGGCCAAGTCGCCGCGGCCCGAGACGGTAAACCCGCCCAGGCCAAGCCAGGACGCCATCGAACCCAGCTCGCCGGCCAGCGCGGCGGCCACCCGGGAGCGCGGCGCCTGCGGCTCGCCGAACGCGCCCACCACCCGCAGCGTGTCGGCGGCGCGATCGGCCTTGAGGTCGACCCGCGCCATCAGCTCACCGTCCACCAGCAGCGGCCACACGTAGTAGCCGTACTGGCGCTTGGCCGCCGGCGTGTAGATCTCGATGCGGTAGTGGAAATTGAACAGCCGCTCGACCCGGGGCCGGAAGAAGATCAGCGGGTCGAACGGACATAGCAGCGCGGTGCCGCGATCCAGCCGGGGCACCGATCGCCGGGCATGCAGATACGCGGGCGCCGACCAGCCGTCGACGTCCACCCGCTCGATCTCGCCGGCCGCCACCAGCGCCGCGATGGCGGGTTTGACCTGCTGCGCGGACAGCCGGAAGTAGTCGCGGATGTCGGCCTCGGTGCCCACGCCCAGCGCGGTCGCCGCGCGCAAGCAGAGCTCGCGGAGGGCTTCGGCGTCGTCGACCTGGCGGGCCAGCACGCTGGCCGGCAGCACCCGCTCCACCAGGTCGTAGTGGCGGGCGAACCCGACCCGGGTGGCCGTGGTGAGCACCCCGGAGGCGAACAGCGCCTCGGCCACCCACTTGGTGTCGCTGCGGCTGCCCCACCAGCTTCCTCGCGGGCCGGCCGTTTCGGCCTCGAGATGGGCCTCGATCTGTCCGGCGGTGCTGGGCCCGAGTTCGCCGACGGCGCCGACGATCTTGTCGGCGAGCTTTGGATTGGCCTTGACGATGTGGGTGCCCCATCGGCCGTGCCGGTACTGGCGCATCCGCCAGCGCAGCAGCGGCCAGTCGTCGACGGCCATCAGCGCGGCCTCGTGCGCCCAGTACTCGGCCAGCAGCCGCGACGAACGGGGGCCCCAAGCGGCGCGGTCCAGCACGTCGCGGTCGTAGGGGCCGAGCCGGCTGAACACCGGCGCATAGTGGGCACGCACCGCCACAGAGACTGAATCCAGTTGCAGCACTTGAATTCTCGAGATCAGCCGGCGCAGGTGGGCGCGGGTGATCTCACCGCCGGGTCGCGGCTCGGTAAACCCTTGGGCCGCAACGGCTATCCGCCGGGCCTGCGCAGCGGTCAGCCTCCTGATCGACACGCGCCGAGAATACCGGTCAACCGGGCGCCTTCAGCGCAGGCTCACCCCGCGCTGAGCTTCTCATCCTCCGGCACCGCGGCACTGGCCTGCGTCGGATTCTTTTGGTCGTGGTACGCCGCCTCGAGAGCGGCCGGAATCGTTTCCAGGTCGCGATAGACACCCATCAGTTGTTCCAAGACCTTGATCCGTTGCTCGCTCGCGGCGTCCACCGCGCGGCGAGCCTCCTCGCGATCCCGGTCGACGCGCGCCTTGGCGTCGGCGAGCAGCTGCTCACGAGCCTGCTGGGCGTCGTCGCGCATGCCGGCCAGTTCGGCCTCGAGCGTTTCCTTGGTTTCGCGATACTGCGCCTCCATGGCCTTTTGCTGCGCGGCCAGATCCGCCAACACCTGTCGGTGCTTGCGTTGTTCGGCCTCGATTTCCGCTTCGGCCGCGGTGATCAGCGCCTCCGCCTCGGCCCGCGCCTCGGCCTGCATCTCGGAAATCTCGTCGACGGTGCGCGCCAGCATCTTTGCCATCCGTTGCTGCATCGCGTGGGGCGCGGGCGAGGTATCGGTGAGCAGGGCGACCTCCTTGCGCAGCGCGGCCGCTTCCTCACCGGAGTCCTTCAGCCGGGCTCTCAGACTCTCGACGTCGTTGAGCAGCAGATTCTGCTTGGTGGTCAACATCTCGATGTGGGCGTCGACCGAGGCCGCGTCATAGCCCATGAACTTGCGGCTGAATGCCATTGCCGGTTCGGTGATCACTGCCAATTTCCCCTCCCTGGAAATGCCGTAAACCGCGCTGCGCCGACCCCACCGACCCCCGTCGAGTATGTCAGGCCCGGCCGTCGAGGCCGCGGCGAGCGCTCAGGGTCGACGATAGCTGTGAAACCGATACCGCAGGCCAGAGCGGCTGACCTGCCATTCCCCCGTCTCGCCGAGCCACGTCTCGTCGAGCATCGGGGCCAGCGCGTCCTCGTCGTCGAGCACCAGGTCGATCTCGATCTCGGTGACCTCGCATCGGGTGGCGCGCGGCAGCGCGAGGTGGTAGACCTGGGCGCCGCCGATCACCCACGCTTCGGGGTCGGTCAGGGCGGTATCCAGGGAGTCAACCACTTCGGCACCGGGTGCGGTGAAGTCGTCCTGGCGGGACAGCACGACATTCCTGCGCCCGGGCAACGGCCGCACCTTGGCCGGCAACGAGTCCCAGGTCCGCCGGCCCATGACCACGGTGTGGCCCACCGTCACCTGCTTGAAGCGGGCCAGGTCTTCGGGCACATGCCAGGGGATGTCGCCATTGCGGCCGATGACACCGGATGTGGACTGAGCCCACACCAGACCCACTTGGCAACAGCGCCGCTTCTCCTCATCGCTCCGCTCTGCATCGTCGTCGGCGCGCGTCATACAGCGACGGGAGCTTTGATCGCCGGGTGCGGATCGTAGTTCTTGACGACGACGTCGTCGTAGGTGTAGTCGAAGATCGAATCCCGTTGTGCCAAAAGGAGTTCCGGGTACGGTCGCGGATCGCGGCTGAGCTGGGTCCGCACCTGGTCGAGGTGGTTGTCGTAGATGTGGCAGTCACCGCCGGTCCAGACGAACTCGCCGACGCTCAAGCCCGCCTGGGCCGCCATCATGTGGGTGAGCAGCGCGTAGCTGGCGATGTTGAACGGAACACCCAGAAACAGGTCCGCGCTGCGCTGGTAGAGCTGGCAGCTCAGCCGCCCGTCGGCCACGTAGAACTGGAAGAACGCGTGGCACGGCGGCAGCGCCATCTGCGGGATTTCGCCGACGTTCCACGCCGACACGATGTTGCGCCGGGAGTTCGGGTCGGTGCGCAGCAATTCCAGCGCGGCGCTGATCTGATCGATGTGCTCACCCGACGGGGTCGGCCAGGATCGCCACTGCACGCCGTAGATGGGGCCGAGATCGCCTGTGTCGCTTGCCCATTCGTCCCAGATCGTGACGCCGTGCTCCTGCAGCCAGCTGACGTTGGAGTCGCCGCGCAGGAACCACAGCAACTCGTAGACCACCGATTTGAGGTGGACCTTCTTGGTGGTCAACAACGGGAAGCCGGCGGACAGGTCGTAGCGCAACTGCCGGCCGAACAGGCTGCGGGTTCCCGTCCCGGTGCGGTCCGATTTGGCCGAACCCGTCTCGAGGACCAGGCGCAGTAAGTCCTCGTAGGGAGTGGGGATCGGCACGCGGTCAGCTTAGCCGCGATTGTGCGGAGTAGAACGGGTGCCATGCCGAACATTACCGACACCATCACCACCGCCGACGGGACCTGCACCGTCCAGCTATTCACCCCCGAAGGCCCGGACACCCAAGCCCCCCACCCCGCCGTGATCATGTACCCCGACGCCGGCGGCGTCCGCGATACCTTCCAGCAAATGGCGGCCAAACTGGCCGGATTCGGTTACGCGGTGCTGCTGCCGGACGTGTACTACCGCAACGCCGACTGGGCACCGTTCGACATGGCCAGCGTGTTCGGCGACGAACAGGAACGCAAGCGGCTGTTTTCGATGATCGGCAGCCTCACCCAGGACAAGGTCACCAGCGACGCCCGGGCGTACTTCGACTACCTGGCGGCGCGCCCCGAAGTGTCCGGCGAACGCTTCGGGGTGTGCGGCTACTGCATGGGTGGACGCATCTCGGTGACGGTGGCCGGCCGGGTTCCGGACCGCGTGGCCGCCGCGGCGTCCTTCCACGGCGGCGGCCTGGTATCCGACACCGCGGACAGCCCGCACCTGCTGGCTCACCGGATGAACGCCACGATCTACGTGGGCGGCGCCGAAAACGACGCGTCGTTCACCACCGACCACGCCGAACAGCTCGACAAGGCGCTGACGGCGGCCGGTGTGCGGCACACCATCGAGTGGTACCAGGCAGCTCACGGCTTCGCGGTGCCCGATAACGCCCCTTATGACGCGGCCGCCGCGGAGCGGCATTGGGCGGCGATGACGGAAGTCTTCGGTTCGGCCCTGCCGCGCTAGCGCTTTTCCAAGCTCACCGCGTCGAGCAACAACTTCGCGGCCGCCGCCGCACCGTCGGTGCGCATCGTGGCCGCCACCTCGTTCGCGCGGGCGCGGGTGTCGTCTGCCAGGACCAGCTCGAGTGCGGCCGGCAGGGAGCCGTGCGGCGGAGTCGGACCGTCGCATGCGGCGCCGATGCCCAGCTCGGCCACCCGGCAGGCCCAGTACACCTGGTCGGCCCCCTGCGGCACGACGAGCTGGGGCACGCCCGCTCGGGCTGCCGTCGTCGTCGTGCCGGCGCCGCCGTGGTGCAGGACGGCGGCCACCCGCCCGAACAGCGCCTGCTGGTTGACCTCACCGACAGCCATGCAGTCGTCGCGGTCATCGATGGGGGCCAGGTCGGCCCAGCCATGGGAAAGCAGCACACGCCGACCCTGGGCGCGGATGGCCTCGATCGCCATCGGGACGACGTCCTTGGAACCCCACAGCGGCATGCTGCCGAAGCCCACGTACACCGGCGGGGTGCCGGCGTCCAGGAACTCCTCCAGCTCCGCCGCGAGTGGGCGCTCGTCGTGCAGCAGCCACGCCCCGGTCTGCACGACGTGCAGGTCCGCCAGCGGCTGCCATGGGCCCAGCGCCGGGTCGGCGGCCAGCCACGGGTGGTCGGTGTAGGCGTAAGTACGTACGTCGCTTACCGGGGGCAGACCGATCGCCGCCCGGTGGCTGTTGAGCGTCGGGCCGAACAACGTATTGGCGTTGTGGGCGTTGTGGTTCCACATCACCCGGTTATCGATCTCGCTCGTCCCCATGCCGCGGCCGACGTACTCCGGCGGCGGGTGGTAGGGCGATGGCAGGTGGGTCGGATGGTAGCTCGCGTAGACGTAGTGGATGCCGAGTTTGTCGGCCACCGACCGCGCGCCGGCCGCCGTCCACACCAGGGCGGTCGACACCACCGCGTCGCATCCCTGCGCGACGTCGGCGACCGTGTCGAACTGTGCGGCGAGCAGCCCGAGCACATGCCCGCGCACATCCTCCTCCGACGACTGCGTCGCCGCGGTCGTCACCGCGCGTACCGACGGGCCGAATCCCACCAGCGGAATCCCGAAACCGGCTGCCCGCTCGGCAAATTCGTCGTCGGGCGGCGCGCACACCACCGCTTCCGCGCCGAGCGCCTGCAGCTGCACCGCGAGTCCCAGCAGTGGTTCGACGCCGCCGCGCGAATCGTATGTCGACAACAAGACGCGCAAGTCGCTACTCCCTCAGGCGATTACGAGACCGGCAGGTCCACCAGGCCGGCCAGCCGGGCCCGATGACGGTAAGCGGTACCGAACGCCAACTGATCGCTCTTGGCCCGCTTGAGGTACAGGTGGGCCGGATACTCCCAGGTCATACCGATGCCGCCGTGCAGCTGCACACACTCCTCGGCGGCGTGCACCGCGATTCCGCTGCAGTAGGCCTGCGCGATGGCCGCGGCGATGCTCGCGTCGGGATCTTCGGAAGCGCAGGTATCCGCGGCGTAGCGCGCCGCGGCCGTCGCCGAACCGACCTCGAACCACAGATCCGCCAACCGATGCTTGATCGCCTGATAGGACCCGATCGCACGGCCGAACTGCTTGCGCTGCTTGGCATAGGCCAGCGTGGTCTCGAAGCACCACTGCGCCACCCCGAGTTGTTCGGACGCCAGCAGCGCCGCACCGGTCTCCAGCGCGGCCGCCACGGCCGCGTCCGCCCCGGGGCCGGCTCCGACCAGGGTTGACGATGCCGCCGAAAACTGGACATTAGCAAGCGGTCTCGTCATGTCCAGGGCCAGCAGCGGTGACACCTCGACCCCCGGCGCACTGCGGGAGACGGTGTGTAACTCGATGCCGTCGGCGCCCGCGACCGGCACCACCAGCACGTCGGCCTCGGCGGCGCCGGCGACGCTGCTGACCGTCCCGGTCAGGCCGTCGGTGCCGCTGCTCACCCCCGCGATCGGATCGCCGGGCGCGGTGGACAGCGGCACCACCAGCGCCGCGGTCGGCTCGCCTTGGGCCAGCGCGGACAGGGTTTCGGTCTCGCCGGCACGCAACAGCGCGACCGTGGCGAGCACCGCGCTGGACAGGAACGGTACCGGCGCGACCGCCCGGCCGATCTCCTCCATCACGACCGCGGCCTCGCGCGCACTCGCGCCGGCGCCGCCGAGCGACTCCGGCACCAGCAGCCCGGCCACCCCCAGCTCAGCGGCCAGCCGCCGCCAGACACCGGAAAAGTCTTGTGGCGTTGGGTCATACGCCCGGGTCACCACCTCTGGCGCACACTGTTCGGCGAACAGTTGGCGGACGCTGTCGCGCAACGCCTGCTCGGTGTCGGAGTAGAGCAAGTCCCCGATGCTCATCGGTCCAGGTCCTTCCAGGCGACATCCTTGTCGACGCGGTGTTCGCCGGGCAGCCCGAGAATCCGCTCAGAAACGGTGTTGCGCAAGATTTCCGACGTGCCGCCCTCGATCGAGTTGCCGCGCGCCCGCAGGTAGCGATACCCGGGTTCGCGACCGATCAAGTCGACGACTTCTGTTCTGCGCATGGTCCAGTCGTCGTACTGCAAGCCGGACTCGGCGTGCAGCTCGATGTCGAAACCCGAAAGAGCTTGCGCCAGTTTGGCGAAGGCGATCTTCATGCCGGCGCCCTCCGGTCCGGGCTGGCCCGCGACGGCCTGCTGTCCGAGCCGTTGCCCGGCCAGTCGAAGTACTTCGGCCTCCACCCAGAGCCGCATCAGCTCGTCGTGCATCGCGCCGTTGCGCAGCCCCGGCTCGTCACGCCACGCCCGGGTGATCTTCCCGATGATCCCGCCCTCGCGCGGAACGCCGGAGCTGGCACCGATCGCGACCCGCTCGTTGTTGAGCGTGGTGGTCGCGACTCGCCAGCCACCCCCCACCGGGCCAAGCCGATTCGCGTCGGGCACCCGGACATCGGTGAGGAACACCTCGTTGAACTCCGCCTCGCCGGTGATCTGACGCAGCGGCCGGACGTCGACACCCGGTTGCGTCATATCGCAGACGAAGTAGGTCAAACCCGCGTGCTTGGGTACCGTCGGGTCGGTACGGGCGACCAGGATGGCCATCTGCGCGTGCTGCGCCATCGATGTCCACACCTTCTGCCCGTTGACAATCCAGTCGTCGCCGTCGCGGACCGCGCGCGTGGCCACCCCGGCCAAGTCCGACCCCGCACCGGGCTCGCTGAACAACTGACAGTAGACCTGCTCGCCGGTGAACAACGGGCGCAAGAACTTTCGCTTCTGCTCATCGGTGCCGAAGGCCGCGATCGTCGGGGCCGCCATGCCCATCCCGATGAAGTTCTTCACCGTGCCGCCCACCGGCGCGCCGGCCGCGGACAGCCGCG encodes:
- a CDS encoding YbaB/EbfC family nucleoid-associated protein, with product MTAQIHPQVAEALQQAEQFQSILDDHLHRTDTDTFTATDETETVTVTLNAQLVLIDLSIEPGLLRLGAETVQERINDALRKAEAAATATNEAEEERLVASLAEITGSLSSILGVT
- a CDS encoding ribonuclease J, whose product is MNEDLSPPGPLTAGGLRVTALGGISEIGRNMTVFEHLGRLLIIDCGVMFPTHDEPGVDLILPDLRHIEDRLDDIEALVLTHAHEDHIGAIPFLLKLRPDIPVVGSKFTLAMVAAKCREHRIKPVFVEVKEGQSSRHGVFECEYFAVNHSIPDALAIAVYTGAGTVLHTGDIKLDQTPLDGRPTDLPGMSRLGDAGVDLFLCDSTNSEHPGVGPSETEVGPTLHRLIRGAEGRVIVACFASNVDRVQQIIDAAVALGRRVSFVGRSMVRNMSIARDLGFLRVDDSDLIDIGAAEMMAPERVVLVTTGTQGEPMAALSRMSRGEHRSITLTAGDLVVLSSSLIPGNEEAVYGVIDALSKIGARVVTNAQARVHVSGHAYAGELLFLYNGVRPRNVMPVHGTWRMLRANAKLAASTGVPEESILLAENGVSVDLVGGRASIAGAVPVGMMFVDGLVTGDVGDITLGERLILSEGFVAVTVVLTRGTGRAATTPHLYSRGFSEDPKALEPLVRKVSEELEALAAAHVTDPVRIAQGVRRTVGKWVGETYRRHPMIVPTVIEV
- the dapA gene encoding 4-hydroxy-tetrahydrodipicolinate synthase; translated protein: MSSVGFDAPARLGTLLTAMVTPFAADGSLDTAAAARVANHLVDGGCDGLVVSGTTGESPTTTDEEKLELLRVVLEAVGDRARVIAGAGTYDTAHSIKLAKASAAEGAHGLLVVTPYYSRPPQSGLIAHFTAVADATELPVLLYDIPPRSVVPIEFDTIRALAAHPNIVGIKDAKADLHGGGQIIAETGLAYYSGDDALNLPWLAMGGIGFISVISHLAAGQLRELLSAFNSGDIATARKINVAVAPLCNAMGRLGGVTLSKAGLRLQGIDVGDPRLPQVPATPEQIDALAADMRAASVLR
- the thyX gene encoding FAD-dependent thymidylate synthase yields the protein MAETAPLRVQLIAKTEFLAPPDVPWTTDADGGPALVEFAGRACYQSWSKPNPKTATNAGYIKHIIDVGHFSVLEHANVSFYITGISRSLTHELIRHRHFSYSQLSQRFVPEADSQIVVPPGLEDDPELREILAAAADASRATYTELLAKLEAKFAGASPGEKLGVLRRKQARQAARAVLPNATETRIVVTGNYRAWRHFVAMRASEHADVEIRRLAIECLRQLIEVAPAVFADFEISTLADGTEVATSPLATEA
- a CDS encoding restriction endonuclease subunit S, with amino-acid sequence MLTATLGQYLDFRTGSGSPARVPDGRIPVYGANGAIGYAAQPNASGPLIVLGRVGSYCGSVRYCDSDVWVTDNALVCRAKEPAETRYWYYALQTCRLGDHRAGSGQPLLNQAILRDVSVRTVPGRQRQRIAALLGAFDDKVAANERVIAAAERLMLALVESVSEYVPLSSLAHRSTVVRGPERFDDVVAHFSLPAFDDGATPRRVDRATVKSGKLELTEPCVLFAKLNPRIPRIWNVVRLPAEMAVASTEFVVLKPDGVDTSALWAAVRQPGVSQRLQQQVAGTSTSHQRIAPRDLMDVAVHDVRRLTADAAQTIAGLGALCHARRSESLRLSAFRDALLPLLMSGKARIKQDPR